Proteins from a single region of Ananas comosus cultivar F153 linkage group 3, ASM154086v1, whole genome shotgun sequence:
- the LOC109707235 gene encoding uncharacterized protein LOC109707235, producing the protein MEKKLLLGSHKEPFWTRPWRLLKTIFFVFTMLASLLLVCAPPLLVVGLDLLLPPALLSAALRSGPVYAAASPPPSLYDQLFASFDFRSSLVDLPAVSAARALLVLCAYALCGGRGAYLAITAICSAASIGYVSIKAVCAFGVSSVGGAKRVTTEGKDGALAVEALFLSSLALAVAHVAVAYRTSCRERRKLLVYRIDIEAVKQKEAKLKEQIKL; encoded by the exons ATGGAGAAGAAGCTGCTTTTGGGCTCCCACAAGGAGCCGTTTTGGACGCGGCCGTGGCGATTGCTGAAgaccatctttttcgttttcacCATGCTGGCTTCTCTCCTCCTCGTGTGCGCGCCGCCGCTTCTCGTCGTCGGGCTCGACCTGCTTCTCCCCCCGGCGCTTCTCTCCGCCGCTCTCCGGAGCGGTCCCGTCTACGCTGCTGCTTCTCCGCCGCCCTCTCTGTATGATCAGCTCTTCGCGAGTTTCGACTTCCGGTCTTCGCTGGTCGACTTGCCCGCCGTGTCGGCCGCCAGAGCTCTTCTCGTTCTCT GTGCCTATGCTTTATGTGGTGGCCGAGGTGCGTATTTAGCGATCACGGCAATATGTAGTGCCGCGTCGATCGGATATGTTTCGATCAAGGCTGTTTGCGCATTCGGGGTGAGCTCCGTCGGAGGGGCTAAGCGTGTTACGACTGAGGGTAAGGACGGAGCGTTGGCCGTCGAAGCGTTGTTTCTGAGCTCTTTGGCGCTCGCGGTGGCTCACGTCGCGGTGGCGTATCGAACTAGCTGTAGGGAGCGGCGCAAGTTGCTCGTGTATAGAATCGACATCGAAGCG
- the LOC109708223 gene encoding nucleolin 2-like yields MATEEDASKLQSRKKKKKMLLKEPSKEEEKKKKKKKAKKDKWGQPVLDSWDEPQQQEEEEEEEEEEEAGVGGGGSGGGGGDEDTYERNKVVVSGMPYSATEQQIRELFDGVGAVRHLHLSRFPDSGNFSGLAFLTFQTEDDATSSLKLDGFKMGNRFIRVERCRLDSTRKRRREFISEPEKVDGCCSAYVGNLSWDVTEDDIRGFFEESKIASIRFAFDKKTGNFRGFCHVDFEDDESLERAMKKDQVALHGRPIKIAYAVGNRN; encoded by the exons ATGGCCACTGAAGAAGACGCGAGCAAACTCCAAtccaggaagaagaagaagaagatgttgTTGAAGGAACCGagcaaggaggaggagaagaagaagaagaagaagaaggcgaaaAAGGATAAATGGGGCCAACCGGTTCTCGACTCCTGGGATGAGCCGCagcaacaagaagaagaagaagaagaagaagaagaagaagaagcaggtgtgggtggtggtggtagtggtggtggtggtggtgatgaggATACGTACGAGCGCAATAAGGTGGTGGTGAGCGGAATGCCCTACTCCGCCACCGAGCAGCAGATTCGAGAGCTCTTCGACGGCGTCGGCGCCGTTCGCCATCTCCACCTCTCCCGCTTCCCCGACTCGGGAAACTTCAGCGGCCTCGCCTTCCTCACATTCCAG ACTGAGGATGATGCAACGAGTTCTCTTAAGCTTGATGGATTCAAAAT GGGTAACAGATTCATAAGGGTCGAGCGTTGCAGACTCGATTCCACgaggaaaaggaggagagagTTCATTAGCGAACCCGAGAAGGTCGACGGCTGCTGCTCGGCATATGTCGGGAATCTCTCATGGGATGTGACAGAAGACGATATAAGGGGCTTCTTTGAAGAATCTAAGATTGCTTCTATAAGATTTGCCTTTGATAAGAAGACGGGTAATTTCAGGGGCTTCTGTCATGTAGATTTCGAGGATGATGAGTCACTGGAGAGAGCTATGAAGAAAGACCAGGTTGCGCTGCATGGCAGGCCAATAAAGATAGCTTATGCAGTTGGCAATAGGAACTGA
- the LOC109707062 gene encoding probable fructokinase-7: MAEATAGPLNSHSNDAATEVSEEKISLVVCFGEILIDFVPTVAGVSLAEAPAFKKAPGGAPANVAVGISRLGGSSAFIGKVGKDEFGYMLADILKKNKVNNSGIRFDPGARTALAFVTLRADGEREFMFYRNPSADMLLKESELDIDLIKKASIFHYGSISLIEEPCRSTHLAALKIAKESGCILSYDPNLRLPLWPSSEAARQGIMSIWDQADVIKVSEDEISFLTEGDDPYDDNVIQKKLFHANLKLLLVTEGQDGCRYYTKKFSGRVKGIKVKAVDTTGAGDAFVSGILSNLASDLELYKDEKKLKEALLFANACGAITVTERGAIPALPTKDAVLDLLPKASEQPQCFCAIS; the protein is encoded by the exons ATGGCTGAAGCCACCGCAG GTCCCTTGAATTCTCATAGTAACGATGCAGCAACAGAGGTTTCTGAAGAGAAAATATCACTTGTTGTGTGTTTTGGTGAGATATTGATCGACTTCGTCCCCACCGTAGCTGGAGTTTCTCTTGCAGAAGCACCTGCATTCAAGAAAGCTCCAGGAGGTGCTCCTGCGAATGTTGCCGTTGGTATATCTAGACTTGGCGGTTCATCAGCTTTCATTGGCAAG GTAGGAAAGGACGAATTCGGCTATATGCTGGCTGACatccttaaaaaaaacaaagtcaACAATTCTGGCATCCGGTTTGATCCTGGTGCACGCACTGCACTGGCGTTTGTCACCCTACGAGCTgatggagagagagaatttaTGTTTTACCGCAACCCAAGCGCTGACATGCTACTTAAGGAATCAGAACTTGATATTGACCTCATCAAAAAG GCATCTATATTTCATTATGGCTCAATCAGCTTAATCGAGGAACCTTGCAGATCAACACATCTGGCGGCGCTAAAAATAGCCAAAGAATCAGGATGCATTCTATCTTATGATCCTAACCTCAGATTGCCGTTGTGGCCATCTAGCGAGGCGGCAAGGCAGGGCATCATGAGTATATGGGATCAGGCAGATGTTATTAAG GTAAGTGAGGATGAGATTTCATTTTTGACTGAAGGTGATGATCCCTATGATGACAATGTTATACAGAAGAAGCTTTTCCACGCCAACCTTAAGCTTCTTCTAGTTACAGAAGGGCAAGATGGGTGCAGATATTACACTAAG AAATTCAGTGGCCGAGTTAAAGGAATTAAAGTCAAAGCAGTTGACACTACTGGTGCTGGTGATGCATTTGTCAGTGGGATCCTCAGCAATTTAGCTTCTGATCTCGAACTTTATAAG GATGAGAAGAAGCTAAAGGAGGCTCTATTATTTGCGAATGCCTGCGGTGCTATTACAGTCACCGAGCGCGGAGCGATCCCTGCTCTCCCGACCAAAGATGCAGTCCTTGATCTCCTGCCTAAAGCTTCTGAACAGCCCCAATGCTTCTGCGCTATCAGCTAA
- the LOC109708300 gene encoding SUMO-conjugating enzyme SCE1-like, with product MSGGIARGRLAEERKAWRKNHPHGFVARPETLADGSVNLMVWNCTIPGKQGTDWDGGYFPLTLHFSEDYPSKPPKCKFPQGFFHPNVYPSGTVCLSILNEDSGWRPAITVKQILVGIQDLLDQPNPADPAQTDGYQLFIQDIAEYKRRVRQQAKQYPPVLS from the exons ATGTCGGGGGGAATCGCTCGTGGTCGTCTCGCCGAGGAGCGTAAAGCGTGGCGCAAGAATCACCCCCAT GGTTTTGTGGCGAGGCCGGAGACGTTGGCCGATGGGTCCGTGAATCTCATGGTGTGGAACTGCACCATTCCCGGTAAGCAAGGG ACTGATTGGGATGGTGGTTATTTTCCCCTTACCCTCCATTTCAGTGAGGACTACCCTAGTAAACCTCCCAAGTGCAAGTTCCCTCAAGGTTTCTTCCATCCAAATGTCTACCCTTCTGGAACAGTGTGCCTTTCAATTCTTAACGAGGATAGT GGGTGGAGGCCGGCCATTACGGTCAAACAGATTCTTGTGGGAATACAGGACTTACTAGATCAGCCAAATCCTGCTGATCCTGCGCAGACTGATGGCTATCAACTTTTCATCCAG GATATTGCAGAGTATAAAAGGCGGGTTCGGCAGCAGGCCAAACAATACCCACCAGTGCTCTCGTAG
- the LOC109707344 gene encoding uncharacterized protein LOC109707344 isoform X3, producing MAPLFTIAPRLLFRLFSNKGRIRKGVFFFVVPSRIPNKGFPSLDQKNSPFCTPPLFSPRLLPFLGLLEVRLLGWGEEEGAERMVRGKTEIKRIENATSRQVTFSKRRNGLLKKAFELSVLCDAEVALIVFSPRGKLYEFSSSRVWGQNHLRAGLLKLFQISTELIIERYPIDRSILISFAVSCSISPPIFLRRQSS from the exons ATGGCTCCTCTTTTTACCATCGCCCCGCGTCTTTTATTTCGTTTGTTTAGTAACAAGGGACGAATAAGGAAAGGAGTATTCTTCTTTGTGGTTCCCAGTCGCATTCCAAATAAGGGTTTCCCTTCTTTGGACCAAAAAAATTCCCCATTCTGCACTCCACCCCTCTTCTCTCCCCGTCTTTTGCCATTTTTG GGATTGCTGGAGGTTCGATTGTTGGGttggggggaggaggagggagctGAGAGGATGGTGAGGGGGAAGACGGAGATAAAGCGGATAGAGAACGCGACCAGCCGGCAGGTGACCTTCTCGAAGCGGCGCAACGGCCTGCTCAAGAAGGCCTTCGAGCTTTCCGTGCTGTGCGATGCCGAGGTCGCCCTCATCGTCTTCTCCCCTCGCGGAAAGCTCTACGAATTCTCCAGCTCCAG GGTTTGGGGACAAAATCATCTGCGGGCTGGGCTCTTGAAGCTGTTTCAGATCAGTACTGAATTAATCATTGAACGGTATC CGATCGACCGATCGATCTTAATTTCTTTCGCCGTTTCTTGTTCGATATCGCCGCCGATCTTTCTTCGCCGACAAAGTTCTTAG
- the LOC109707344 gene encoding uncharacterized protein LOC109707344 isoform X2, translated as MAPLFTIAPRLLFRLFSNKGRIRKGVFFFVVPSRIPNKGFPSLDQKNSPFCTPPLFSPRLLPFLGLLEVRLLGWGEEEGAERMVRGKTEIKRIENATSRQVTFSKRRNGLLKKAFELSVLCDAEVALIVFSPRGKLYEFSSSRFRDGFAGREQDRVNASYSLSSRFIYSHYVLFSVPCYLANFCDYLHVYFFVGFCSLIYLLF; from the exons ATGGCTCCTCTTTTTACCATCGCCCCGCGTCTTTTATTTCGTTTGTTTAGTAACAAGGGACGAATAAGGAAAGGAGTATTCTTCTTTGTGGTTCCCAGTCGCATTCCAAATAAGGGTTTCCCTTCTTTGGACCAAAAAAATTCCCCATTCTGCACTCCACCCCTCTTCTCTCCCCGTCTTTTGCCATTTTTG GGATTGCTGGAGGTTCGATTGTTGGGttggggggaggaggagggagctGAGAGGATGGTGAGGGGGAAGACGGAGATAAAGCGGATAGAGAACGCGACCAGCCGGCAGGTGACCTTCTCGAAGCGGCGCAACGGCCTGCTCAAGAAGGCCTTCGAGCTTTCCGTGCTGTGCGATGCCGAGGTCGCCCTCATCGTCTTCTCCCCTCGCGGAAAGCTCTACGAATTCTCCAGCTCCAG aTTTCGTGACGGTTTTGCTGGGCGGGAGCAGGATCGAGTGAATGCTAGTTATAGTTTGTCATCGAGATTTATTTATTCCCATTATGTTCTCTTCTCTGTTCCGTGTTATTTAGCGAATTTTTGTGACTATCTTCATGTCTATTTCTTTGTCGGGTTTTGTAGCcttatatatttgctattttag